In Deltaproteobacteria bacterium, the genomic window TAATCTTTGCAGCCTTACCGCTTAAATCTCTCAAGTAGTAAAGTTTTGCCCGCCGCACGTGACCGCGCTGCTTTAGTTCGACCTTTGTAACCCTCGGAGAATGCAATAGGTATGTGCGCTCAACTCCTACGTTATACGACACCTTTCTTACGGTAAATGTCTCGCTAATTCCCCCGCCACGACGACCCATAACCACTCCCTCAAACACCTGAACGCGCTCCTTACCTCCTTCTTGAATGAGTTGATGAACGCGAACGGTATCGCCAATAG contains:
- the rplS gene encoding 50S ribosomal protein L19, which encodes MNLIDKIHAEQLKKELPDFSIGDTVRVHQLIQEGGKERVQVFEGVVMGRRGGGISETFTVRKVSYNVGVERTYLLHSPRVTKVELKQRGHVRRAKLYYLRDLSGKAAKIKEARYVAVKDESAAAELS